The following coding sequences are from one Planctomycetaceae bacterium window:
- a CDS encoding metalloregulator ArsR/SmtB family transcription factor, which translates to MNDVTAIAKAMADVNRTRVLMFLRGGELCVCQIMEMLQLAPSTVSSHLNVLHRAGLVQSRKEGRWIYYRLPGREAPACVKAAIRWLQESLADDLEVAQDARQVKSVCKMSLDDLCCRYKSKE; encoded by the coding sequence ATGAATGATGTCACGGCCATCGCCAAGGCAATGGCGGATGTAAACCGAACGCGGGTGCTCATGTTCCTGCGGGGTGGTGAACTCTGCGTCTGCCAGATCATGGAAATGCTGCAACTGGCGCCCTCAACGGTTTCGAGTCACTTGAACGTCCTGCACCGGGCGGGCCTGGTGCAATCGCGAAAGGAAGGGCGATGGATCTACTACCGTCTGCCCGGCCGCGAGGCCCCTGCTTGCGTCAAGGCCGCCATTCGCTGGCTCCAGGAATCTCTAGCGGACGACCTTGAAGTCGCCCAGGACGCCAGGCAGGTCAAGTCCGTCTGCAAGATGAGTCTGGATGACCTATGTTGCCGGTACAAGAGCAAGGAATAG
- a CDS encoding arsenate reductase ArsC: MAGKLKVLFLCTGNSCRSQMAEGWARHLRGDAIEAHSAGIVAHGLNPQAAAVMAEAGVDISDHRSKTLAEVMDVPFDYVVTVCANANETCPVFPGRAKVVHVGFDDPPKLAKNAKTEEEALAHYRRVRDEIRAYVETLPQSLSRGPDRP, encoded by the coding sequence ATGGCCGGCAAACTCAAAGTCCTGTTCCTCTGCACCGGCAATTCCTGCCGCAGCCAGATGGCCGAGGGCTGGGCCAGGCATCTGCGCGGCGATGCCATTGAGGCCCACTCGGCCGGAATCGTAGCGCATGGACTCAACCCACAGGCCGCTGCAGTAATGGCCGAGGCGGGCGTCGACATCTCCGACCATCGCTCCAAGACGCTGGCGGAGGTAATGGACGTGCCGTTTGACTACGTCGTAACCGTCTGCGCCAACGCCAACGAAACCTGCCCGGTCTTCCCCGGCCGGGCCAAGGTGGTGCATGTAGGGTTCGACGACCCTCCGAAGCTGGCTAAAAACGCCAAGACCGAGGAGGAGGCTCTGGCCCACTATCGCCGCGTGCGCGACGAGATCCGCGCGTACGTCGAA